Proteins from a genomic interval of Streptomyces sp. NBC_00820:
- a CDS encoding FdhF/YdeP family oxidoreductase, whose product MEAEDELEPQVGPRPEGFPHFHPYHHPAAGWGAAKAVTKFLLREGEFLDGPRAMFKMNHEDGGFDCPGCAWPDDMKGLKLDICENGTKHVMWEMTHKRATPELFARHTVSEMYEWSDFKLEDQGRLTHPMVYDPDTDHYVPISWHAAFEMIGKAIRGLESPNQASYYTSGRLGNEATFLYQLMIRELGTNNMPDCSNMCHEASGRALQAALGTGKGTVDLKDWEATDALFIMGVNAASNAPRMLTSLVEAYHRGAQIVHINPFIEAGATRALIPHDIVDMATFHSTPVSTLNLQVRVGGDMALIRGMAKAVLEQSKNDPRALDREFIERHTHGFEEYRAVCEATEWSDIERQSGLSRADILKAARIYTDADRSIFSWCLGVTQHEHGVSTIREIVNLLLLRGNLGREGAGPSPVRGHSNVQGNRTCGIDNHPPEQFLQRLDEACNITSPREFGLDTIGTLQAMNRGDVKVFVGMGGNFALAVPDSAFSYEAIRNCELTVQVSTKLNRSHVVHGKQALILPCLGRTEKDHQQQGIQSTSVEDSMSMVHLSVGMKRPASKYLLSEPAIVSGIARAALPTSATPWEWYIEDYDRIRDTMSRALDGFEDFNRRVRLPLGFRIKQPARELVFYTKTGKAEFSAGPLPDVVPEPGMLALGTMRSHDQWNTTIYSDDDRYRGVKNLRTLVFMNVDDMRERGISEFDPVNIVSTARDGSHRYLEDYLAIPYDMPKGCAAGYMPEMNVLCALCDYSTESDQPIMKHVKVHITAAT is encoded by the coding sequence ATCGAAGCAGAGGACGAGCTCGAGCCTCAAGTGGGTCCCCGCCCGGAGGGTTTCCCGCACTTCCACCCGTACCACCACCCCGCCGCCGGCTGGGGTGCTGCCAAGGCCGTGACCAAGTTCCTGCTGCGCGAGGGCGAGTTCTTGGACGGGCCGCGAGCGATGTTCAAGATGAACCACGAGGACGGCGGCTTCGACTGTCCCGGCTGCGCGTGGCCGGACGACATGAAGGGCCTCAAGCTCGACATCTGCGAGAACGGCACCAAGCACGTCATGTGGGAGATGACCCACAAGCGTGCCACCCCCGAACTCTTCGCCCGCCACACGGTGAGCGAGATGTACGAGTGGAGCGACTTCAAGCTGGAGGACCAGGGCCGGCTCACGCACCCGATGGTGTACGACCCGGACACGGACCACTACGTCCCGATCAGCTGGCACGCCGCGTTCGAGATGATCGGGAAGGCCATCCGCGGGCTGGAGAGCCCGAATCAGGCCTCCTACTACACGTCGGGCCGCCTCGGTAACGAGGCCACCTTCCTGTACCAGCTCATGATCCGCGAGCTGGGCACGAACAACATGCCCGACTGCTCCAACATGTGCCACGAGGCCAGCGGCCGCGCGCTCCAGGCGGCACTGGGCACCGGCAAGGGCACGGTGGACCTCAAGGACTGGGAGGCCACGGACGCGCTGTTCATCATGGGCGTGAACGCGGCCTCCAACGCCCCCCGGATGCTCACCTCCCTGGTCGAGGCGTACCACCGCGGCGCCCAGATCGTGCACATCAACCCGTTCATCGAGGCGGGTGCGACGCGTGCGCTCATCCCGCACGACATCGTCGACATGGCCACCTTCCACTCGACCCCGGTCAGCACCCTGAACCTCCAGGTGCGCGTCGGCGGCGACATGGCGCTGATCCGCGGCATGGCGAAGGCCGTACTGGAGCAGTCGAAGAACGACCCCAGGGCCCTGGACCGCGAGTTCATCGAGCGGCACACCCATGGGTTCGAGGAGTACCGGGCGGTGTGCGAGGCCACCGAGTGGTCCGACATCGAGCGCCAGTCCGGGCTCAGCCGCGCCGACATCCTCAAGGCGGCCCGCATCTACACCGACGCCGACCGCAGCATCTTCAGCTGGTGCCTGGGCGTCACCCAGCACGAGCACGGTGTGAGCACGATCCGGGAGATCGTCAACCTCCTGCTGCTGCGCGGCAACCTGGGGCGCGAGGGAGCGGGACCGTCCCCCGTGCGCGGGCACAGCAACGTGCAGGGCAACCGCACGTGCGGCATCGACAACCACCCGCCCGAGCAGTTCCTGCAGCGCCTCGACGAGGCCTGCAACATCACCTCGCCGCGTGAGTTCGGCCTGGACACCATCGGCACCCTCCAGGCGATGAACCGCGGGGACGTGAAGGTGTTCGTCGGCATGGGCGGCAACTTCGCCCTCGCCGTCCCGGACTCCGCCTTCTCCTACGAGGCGATCCGCAACTGCGAACTCACCGTCCAGGTGAGCACGAAGCTCAACCGCAGCCACGTCGTGCACGGCAAGCAGGCCCTCATCCTGCCGTGCCTCGGCCGCACCGAGAAGGACCACCAGCAGCAGGGCATCCAGTCCACCTCGGTCGAGGACTCCATGAGCATGGTGCACCTCTCCGTCGGCATGAAGCGCCCGGCCTCCAAGTACCTGCTGTCGGAGCCCGCCATCGTCTCCGGCATCGCGCGCGCCGCCCTGCCCACCAGTGCCACCCCCTGGGAGTGGTACATCGAGGACTACGACCGCATCCGCGACACCATGTCGCGAGCCCTCGACGGGTTCGAGGACTTCAACCGCCGGGTGCGGCTGCCGCTGGGCTTCCGCATCAAGCAGCCCGCCCGCGAGCTGGTCTTCTACACCAAGACCGGCAAGGCGGAGTTCTCCGCCGGTCCGCTGCCCGACGTCGTCCCCGAGCCGGGCATGCTGGCGCTGGGCACCATGCGGTCCCACGACCAGTGGAACACCACGATCTACTCCGACGACGACCGCTACCGCGGCGTCAAGAACCTGCGCACGCTCGTCTTCATGAACGTGGACGACATGCGTGAGCGGGGCATCTCGGAGTTCGACCCGGTCAACATCGTCAGTACGGCCAGGGACGGCAGCCACCGTTACCTGGAGGACTACCTGGCCATCCCGTACGACATGCCCAAGGGCTGTGCGGCCGGCTACATGCCCGAGATGAACGTGCTGTGCGCGCTGTGCGACTACAGCACCGAGAGCGACCAGCCGATCATGAAGCACGTCAAGGTCCACATCACGGCCGCCACCTGA
- the cydB gene encoding cytochrome d ubiquinol oxidase subunit II — MHLHDLWFILIALLWVGYFFLEGFDFGIGVLTQLLARNDTERRVLINTIAPVWDGNEVWVVAAAGATFAAFPDWYATMFSGFYIPLLIIIICLIARGVSFEFRGKRSSHLWQRSWEQVTFWTSLILAFMWGVIFANMVRGIAIDRAKSYVGTPGDLFNGYAILGGFMTLVLFTCHGAIFAALKTDGEIRERARKMAPALGLVALLLMLAFLLWTQSNSGNGQSLGVMVVAFVALVVAMFFNQLGREGWAFIFSALTVVATFAMLFLTLFPEVMPSTLNPNWSLTVSNSSSGSYTLTVMTVVAAIFAPLIVIYQAWTYWVFSRRIAVHHIPAGGH, encoded by the coding sequence ATGCACCTCCACGATCTGTGGTTCATCCTGATCGCCCTCCTGTGGGTCGGGTACTTCTTCCTCGAGGGGTTCGACTTCGGCATCGGCGTCCTCACGCAGCTCCTCGCCCGCAACGACACCGAACGGCGCGTCCTCATCAACACGATCGCGCCGGTCTGGGACGGCAACGAGGTCTGGGTGGTCGCGGCCGCGGGCGCGACCTTCGCGGCCTTCCCGGACTGGTACGCCACGATGTTCAGCGGCTTCTACATCCCCCTGCTGATCATCATCATCTGTCTGATCGCCCGGGGCGTGTCGTTCGAGTTCCGGGGCAAACGGTCGAGCCACCTCTGGCAGCGCAGCTGGGAACAGGTCACCTTCTGGACGTCGCTGATCCTCGCGTTCATGTGGGGCGTGATCTTCGCCAACATGGTCCGTGGGATCGCGATCGACCGCGCCAAGTCGTACGTGGGCACCCCCGGCGACCTGTTCAACGGGTACGCGATCCTCGGCGGCTTCATGACGCTGGTGCTGTTCACCTGCCATGGCGCGATCTTCGCGGCGCTGAAGACGGACGGTGAGATCCGCGAGCGTGCCCGGAAGATGGCACCCGCGCTGGGCCTGGTGGCGCTGCTGCTGATGCTCGCCTTCCTGCTGTGGACGCAGTCCAACTCGGGCAACGGCCAGAGCCTGGGCGTGATGGTCGTCGCGTTCGTGGCGCTGGTCGTGGCGATGTTCTTCAACCAGCTGGGCCGTGAGGGCTGGGCGTTCATCTTCTCCGCCCTGACCGTCGTGGCGACGTTCGCCATGCTGTTCCTGACCCTGTTCCCGGAGGTCATGCCGTCGACGCTCAACCCCAACTGGTCGCTGACGGTGAGCAACTCCTCCTCCGGGTCCTACACCCTCACGGTGATGACCGTCGTCGCGGCCATCTTCGCGCCGCTGATCGTGATCTACCAGGCCTGGACGTACTGGGTCTTCAGCCGGCGCATCGCCGTCCATCACATCCCGGCGGGCGGTCACTGA
- a CDS encoding cytochrome ubiquinol oxidase subunit I — translation MELAIAHETIARWQFGVTTVYHFLFVPLSIGLGGIVAGLETAWVRTGKEKYFHATKFWGTLLLINIAMGVVTGLLQEFQFGMNWSNYSRFVGDVFGAPLAMEALIAFFFESVFIGLWIFGWNRLPKKVHLATIWIVTIGSLLSAYFILAANSFMQHPVGYRIDASGRARLTDIWRVLFQNTTLVQVFHTLTAAFITGGAFVMGIAAYHLWRAKRGRDTDRKRIAAMRASLRCALIVTAIAGILTALSGDRLAKVMFEQQPMKMAAAEALWDTQAPAPFSIFSVGDVGKGRNDVALEIPGALSFLAKSDFHSAVPGINNRADEQVRLFGGTRDEYIPNIFMTYWGFRLMIFFGMTSFTIGLIGLWLTRKKFWVDRAYRTGEDEPPNLMITNKIRINDFFTKWSWRIAMLTLGFPLLANSFGWIFTEMGRQPWVVFHLKKTADAVSPNVSVGTQVGSLVALSVLYAILAVVEVGLMIKYAKPGPKVDERPPAKDPTLRISPEEHDKPLSIAY, via the coding sequence GTGGAACTAGCAATCGCTCACGAGACCATCGCCCGATGGCAGTTCGGTGTGACCACCGTCTACCACTTCCTCTTCGTCCCGCTCAGCATCGGCCTCGGAGGCATCGTCGCGGGGCTGGAGACAGCCTGGGTCCGGACGGGGAAGGAGAAGTACTTCCACGCCACCAAGTTCTGGGGGACGCTCCTGCTGATCAACATCGCGATGGGTGTCGTCACAGGTCTCCTCCAGGAGTTCCAGTTCGGCATGAACTGGTCGAACTACTCGCGCTTCGTCGGTGACGTCTTCGGCGCCCCGCTGGCGATGGAGGCGCTGATCGCCTTCTTCTTCGAGTCCGTGTTCATCGGCCTGTGGATCTTCGGCTGGAACAGACTTCCGAAGAAGGTGCATCTCGCGACCATCTGGATCGTCACCATCGGCAGCCTGCTGTCCGCGTACTTCATCCTTGCGGCCAACTCCTTCATGCAGCACCCGGTCGGCTACCGGATCGACGCCAGCGGCAGGGCGCGGCTCACCGACATCTGGCGCGTGCTGTTCCAGAACACCACGCTGGTGCAGGTCTTCCACACCCTGACCGCGGCGTTCATCACCGGTGGCGCCTTCGTGATGGGCATCGCCGCCTACCACCTGTGGCGGGCCAAGCGCGGCAGGGACACCGACCGCAAGCGGATCGCCGCCATGCGTGCCTCGCTGCGGTGCGCCCTGATCGTCACGGCCATCGCCGGCATCCTCACCGCGCTCAGCGGCGACCGTCTGGCCAAGGTCATGTTCGAGCAGCAGCCGATGAAGATGGCCGCCGCCGAGGCGCTCTGGGACACCCAGGCCCCCGCCCCGTTCTCGATCTTCTCGGTCGGCGACGTCGGCAAGGGCCGTAACGACGTCGCGCTGGAGATCCCCGGTGCGCTGTCCTTCCTCGCCAAGAGCGACTTCCACTCCGCCGTCCCCGGCATCAACAACCGGGCCGATGAGCAGGTTCGCCTGTTCGGCGGCACCCGCGACGAGTACATCCCGAACATCTTCATGACGTACTGGGGCTTCCGCCTCATGATCTTCTTCGGGATGACCAGCTTCACCATCGGCCTGATCGGCCTGTGGCTCACCCGGAAGAAATTCTGGGTGGACCGCGCGTACCGCACGGGTGAGGACGAGCCGCCGAACCTGATGATCACCAACAAGATCCGGATCAACGACTTCTTCACCAAGTGGAGCTGGCGCATCGCCATGCTCACCCTGGGCTTCCCGCTCCTCGCCAACAGCTTCGGCTGGATCTTCACCGAGATGGGCCGTCAGCCCTGGGTGGTCTTCCACCTCAAGAAGACGGCGGACGCGGTGTCCCCCAACGTCAGCGTGGGCACCCAGGTCGGTTCGCTGGTCGCACTCAGCGTGCTCTACGCGATCCTCGCGGTGGTCGAGGTGGGCCTCATGATCAAGTACGCCAAACCCGGCCCGAAGGTCGACGAGAGACCGCCCGCCAAGGATCCCACCCTGCGCATCTCCCCGGAGGAGCACGACAAGCCCCTCTCCATCGCCTACTGA
- a CDS encoding phytoene desaturase family protein: MTSAVVVGGGPNGLAAAALLAKAGLSVTLLEAADEVGGGTRSYEALVPGLLHDHCSAIHPLAVTSPALRALDLEQHGLRWRSADIDCVHPLDDGTAGVLLRSVEETARMLGADGGRYRALLGPSVRDWDALAQDTMGPLLRVPAHPLLLARFGLPTTLPAAALARLFTTPQARALWGGVAAHAFRPLSRPLTSAIGLGILTAGHAAGWAVAEGGSQAIADSMESVLRKHGGTVRTGVRVTDHRQIPPADVTLLDLDPGQVAGIYGDRLPARVRSAYRRFRRGPAAFKVDLAVEGGVPWTNEHARRAGTVHLGGTFAEIARAEKDVTAGRMPERPFVLVGQQYLADPSRSAGDVHPVWAYAHVPHGYDQDATEAILRQLERFAPGVRERIVGRQVTRPADFAAANPNFAGGDILTGAKTAFQLVLGPRAALDPYSTGLPGVFLCSAATPPGPGAHGMCGAGAAASALRHLGIRAA, translated from the coding sequence ATGACGTCCGCCGTCGTCGTGGGCGGCGGCCCCAATGGGCTCGCCGCCGCGGCCCTGCTGGCGAAAGCGGGGCTGAGCGTCACCCTCCTGGAGGCCGCCGACGAGGTCGGCGGCGGCACCCGCAGCTACGAGGCCCTCGTCCCCGGACTCCTGCACGACCACTGCTCGGCCATCCACCCCCTCGCCGTCACCTCACCCGCGCTGCGCGCACTGGACCTGGAACAGCACGGCCTGCGCTGGCGGTCGGCGGACATCGACTGCGTGCACCCGCTCGACGACGGCACCGCCGGCGTCCTGCTGCGCTCCGTCGAGGAGACGGCCCGCATGCTGGGAGCGGACGGCGGCCGCTACCGGGCACTCCTCGGACCGTCGGTGCGTGACTGGGACGCGCTGGCCCAGGACACCATGGGTCCTCTGCTGCGCGTCCCGGCGCATCCGCTGCTGCTCGCACGCTTCGGCCTGCCCACCACCCTGCCCGCGGCCGCGCTCGCCCGCCTCTTCACCACCCCCCAGGCCAGGGCCCTGTGGGGCGGCGTCGCGGCACACGCGTTCCGCCCGCTGTCCCGGCCCCTCACCTCCGCGATCGGACTCGGCATCCTCACCGCCGGTCACGCCGCCGGATGGGCCGTCGCCGAGGGCGGCTCCCAGGCCATCGCCGACAGCATGGAAAGCGTGCTCCGCAAGCACGGCGGCACCGTCCGCACCGGCGTCCGCGTCACCGACCACCGGCAGATCCCGCCCGCCGACGTCACCCTGCTCGACCTCGACCCCGGTCAGGTCGCCGGCATCTACGGCGACCGGCTGCCCGCGCGGGTGCGGAGCGCCTACCGGCGTTTCCGCCGCGGCCCCGCTGCCTTCAAGGTCGACCTGGCGGTCGAGGGCGGCGTGCCCTGGACCAACGAACACGCGCGGCGGGCCGGCACCGTGCACCTCGGTGGCACGTTCGCCGAGATCGCGCGGGCGGAGAAGGACGTGACGGCCGGACGCATGCCTGAGCGCCCCTTCGTCCTGGTCGGCCAGCAGTACCTGGCAGACCCGTCCCGGTCGGCCGGCGACGTGCACCCCGTCTGGGCGTACGCCCACGTCCCCCACGGCTACGACCAGGACGCGACGGAGGCGATCCTTCGCCAGCTGGAGCGGTTCGCCCCCGGCGTCCGCGAGCGGATCGTGGGCCGTCAGGTCACCCGCCCCGCGGACTTCGCCGCCGCCAACCCCAACTTCGCCGGGGGCGACATCCTCACCGGGGCCAAGACCGCTTTCCAGCTCGTACTCGGCCCCCGTGCCGCGCTCGATCCGTACTCCACCGGTCTCCCCGGCGTGTTCCTGTGCTCGGCGGCCACCCCGCCCGGTCCCGGCGCCCACGGCATGTGCGGAGCCGGAGCGGCGGCATCCGCGCTGCGTCACCTGGGCATCCGGGCGGCCTGA
- a CDS encoding AfsR/SARP family transcriptional regulator translates to MEFRLLGTVSVDTRRGPLPLGPAKRRSLLAALLLSANTPVSINRLTACLWDDVPPSQARSVIQGHVSRLRALLAEGDAEAYGVELRTIGDAYALRLPETLLDAQRFEELLTLAREQRDPGDAALMYLDALALWKGPALAGAFAGPPLQAAAHSLEESRLSAVEQLARAYGRLGEHHRAAAVLRTEAVAHPLRESLSAALMTALYQAGRQSEALDWFHRTRRLLADELGIDPGRELADAYGLILRGDPVPGGTAPAHLANPAVQPTATVLATQATQVTHTSQGTPVTQAAQAAQVTHASQATVATQASTGRLDGQPASPSTTLAAPAASSVPAAPAAPPRPVPLPALIPAGPRPADLLPRAPRGFHGRTAELAALGRAAAGEAPVCLVTGPAGVGKTALALWWAHRNEDAFPDGRLFADLHGFSDTGEPPVTEVLREFLLALDVPARRVPESASAAAALFRSLTDRLRLLVVLDNARDSATVRALLPGGADCVTVVTSRNRLEGLIASDAARPVPLDTLDAQDGTALLAGVLGEERVLGEPVAARRLAELCGGLPLALRVTAARLAGRPQWTLAGLADELADERGRLAYLDIDDTGVPAALRLTVQQLPSDAVHHFARLGHHPGTHFDPYTAAALAGTDPVTAAAALERLGAAHLVTETAPGRWELHDLVRLYARGIDPAAGPAALLGVLDHYIATALAATDTAEPGGEPCFSLPAHYRRPAAVRDFTDRAQAMRWLAVEREDLARAVSAARAAGRDDRAWRIILLQWPQVVWRVRDNWVPLLRTALDCALAEQDPYAEARVRTLLGWVLGEEGMLADAVELLTPSPDLARRAGDRLGEATALINLAVVQAAQGALDAALDGCTRAVDLAREEKDAHTEMLALQHLARVQLTAGRPAEALHVAHRALDLGPEHEQAARRSLLLTVSGEARLALGEEAEGIRLLDRAAEEAERAGYDEGAVQALGALLRVSARADLRRRYEDAVRRLAADDL, encoded by the coding sequence TTGGAGTTCCGGTTGCTCGGCACCGTCTCCGTCGACACGCGCCGCGGACCGCTGCCGCTCGGCCCCGCCAAACGCCGCAGTCTGCTCGCCGCGCTGCTGCTGTCGGCCAACACGCCCGTCTCGATCAACCGGCTGACGGCCTGCCTCTGGGACGACGTGCCGCCCAGCCAGGCCCGGAGCGTCATCCAGGGGCACGTGTCCCGGCTGCGCGCCCTGCTGGCGGAGGGAGACGCGGAGGCGTACGGGGTGGAACTGCGGACCATCGGCGACGCGTACGCGCTCCGGCTGCCGGAGACCCTGCTCGACGCCCAGCGGTTCGAGGAGCTGCTGACGCTGGCGCGTGAGCAGCGTGACCCCGGCGACGCCGCGCTCATGTACCTGGACGCACTCGCCCTGTGGAAGGGACCCGCCCTGGCCGGCGCGTTCGCGGGCCCGCCGCTCCAGGCCGCGGCACACTCCCTGGAGGAGTCACGGCTGTCCGCCGTGGAGCAACTGGCGCGCGCGTACGGCAGGCTGGGCGAGCACCACCGGGCCGCCGCGGTGCTGCGGACCGAGGCCGTCGCGCACCCGCTGCGGGAGTCGCTGTCGGCCGCGCTGATGACAGCGCTCTACCAGGCGGGCCGCCAGTCCGAGGCGCTGGACTGGTTCCATCGCACGCGGCGGCTCCTCGCCGACGAACTGGGTATCGACCCCGGACGCGAGCTCGCCGACGCGTACGGGCTGATCCTGCGCGGCGACCCGGTACCGGGCGGCACGGCCCCGGCCCATCTCGCCAACCCGGCCGTCCAGCCCACCGCGACGGTCTTGGCCACTCAGGCCACTCAAGTAACCCACACCTCTCAGGGCACCCCGGTCACTCAAGCCGCCCAGGCCGCCCAGGTCACCCACGCCTCTCAGGCCACTGTGGCCACCCAGGCCTCAACGGGCCGCCTCGACGGGCAGCCTGCCTCGCCATCCACCACCCTCGCGGCCCCCGCGGCTTCCTCGGTCCCCGCCGCCCCCGCCGCACCCCCACGCCCCGTCCCGCTCCCGGCCCTGATTCCCGCCGGCCCGCGCCCCGCCGACCTGCTGCCCCGCGCGCCGCGCGGATTCCACGGGCGCACGGCCGAGTTGGCCGCGCTCGGGCGGGCCGCGGCCGGAGAGGCGCCGGTGTGCCTGGTGACCGGGCCGGCGGGCGTGGGCAAGACCGCGCTCGCCCTGTGGTGGGCGCACCGCAACGAGGACGCGTTCCCGGACGGCCGGCTCTTCGCCGACCTGCACGGCTTCAGCGACACCGGCGAGCCGCCCGTGACCGAGGTGCTGCGTGAATTCCTGCTGGCCCTGGACGTGCCGGCGCGCCGTGTGCCCGAGTCGGCGTCCGCCGCCGCGGCGCTGTTCCGCTCCCTCACCGACCGGCTGCGGCTGCTGGTCGTCCTCGACAACGCGCGCGACTCCGCCACCGTTCGCGCCCTGCTGCCCGGCGGGGCCGACTGCGTCACCGTCGTCACCAGCAGGAACCGGCTCGAAGGCCTCATCGCTTCGGACGCGGCCCGCCCCGTACCGCTCGACACGCTCGACGCGCAGGACGGCACCGCGCTGCTCGCGGGCGTCCTCGGCGAGGAACGCGTCCTCGGCGAACCCGTCGCCGCCCGCAGGCTCGCCGAACTGTGCGGCGGACTCCCGCTCGCCCTGAGGGTCACTGCCGCACGCCTGGCCGGCCGGCCGCAGTGGACGCTCGCCGGACTCGCCGACGAACTCGCCGACGAGCGCGGACGGCTGGCCTATCTCGACATCGACGACACCGGGGTCCCGGCCGCGCTGCGGCTCACCGTGCAGCAACTGCCGAGCGACGCCGTCCACCACTTCGCCCGGCTCGGCCATCACCCCGGCACCCACTTCGACCCCTACACCGCCGCCGCACTGGCCGGTACCGACCCGGTCACGGCCGCGGCCGCCCTGGAGCGGCTCGGCGCCGCGCACCTCGTCACCGAGACCGCCCCCGGCCGCTGGGAACTGCACGATCTCGTACGGCTCTACGCGAGGGGCATCGACCCGGCCGCCGGCCCCGCTGCCCTGCTCGGGGTCCTGGACCACTACATCGCCACCGCCCTCGCCGCCACCGACACCGCGGAACCCGGCGGCGAGCCCTGCTTCTCCCTGCCCGCGCACTACCGACGCCCGGCCGCCGTAAGGGACTTCACGGACCGCGCGCAGGCCATGCGCTGGCTGGCCGTCGAACGGGAGGACCTGGCGCGTGCCGTGTCCGCCGCGCGGGCCGCCGGGCGCGACGACCGGGCCTGGCGGATCATCCTGCTCCAGTGGCCCCAGGTGGTGTGGCGGGTGCGGGACAACTGGGTGCCGCTGCTGCGGACCGCGCTCGACTGCGCCCTCGCCGAGCAGGACCCGTACGCCGAGGCGCGGGTGCGCACCCTGCTCGGCTGGGTGCTCGGCGAGGAGGGCATGCTCGCCGACGCCGTCGAACTGCTGACGCCGTCCCCGGACCTCGCCCGGCGGGCCGGTGACCGGCTCGGCGAGGCCACCGCGCTGATCAACCTCGCTGTCGTCCAGGCTGCGCAGGGCGCGCTCGACGCCGCGCTGGACGGCTGTACCCGCGCCGTCGACCTGGCCCGCGAGGAGAAGGACGCGCACACCGAGATGCTGGCCCTTCAGCACCTCGCCCGCGTCCAGCTGACCGCCGGCCGCCCGGCGGAGGCCCTGCACGTGGCACACCGCGCGCTCGACCTCGGGCCCGAGCACGAGCAGGCCGCGCGCAGATCCCTGCTGCTGACCGTCTCCGGTGAGGCCCGGCTCGCGCTCGGCGAAGAGGCCGAGGGCATCCGGCTGCTGGACCGAGCCGCCGAGGAGGCGGAGCGGGCGGGGTACGACGAGGGCGCCGTACAGGCCCTCGGAGCGCTGCTGCGGGTGAGCGCGCGGGCCGACCTCCGCAGACGGTACGAGGACGCCGTACGGCGGCTCGCCGCGGACGACCTGTAG
- a CDS encoding DUF4232 domain-containing protein gives MNASRQRATFLAATTAALALSLTACQDGTGAKSEGSTGASVSVSASAAAQASGSGGSKGTTIGSGQKASGSTGSTGSSGSTGTSGSGTSSGSGSSASAAACTSKDVKVTAEKQDGPPYTHIVLTAKNVSGHSCRMAGFPRIQFLESHKQDVPAVAKSKPGVPTVIAPGAPAYAAVKLSDGGREENGEPVSAFSVWLEGAADTDSITVDSSAGGGLFVDPAKALTGYWTTELRNGADEF, from the coding sequence ATGAACGCATCGCGTCAGCGCGCCACCTTCCTCGCCGCCACCACGGCGGCCCTCGCCCTCTCCCTGACCGCCTGTCAGGACGGCACCGGCGCCAAGTCCGAGGGGTCCACCGGCGCGTCGGTCTCCGTCTCGGCCTCGGCGGCCGCGCAGGCGTCCGGTTCGGGCGGAAGCAAGGGCACCACGATCGGCAGCGGGCAGAAGGCGTCGGGCTCGACGGGTTCCACCGGCTCCAGCGGCTCCACGGGCACGTCCGGCTCCGGCACGTCGTCCGGCTCCGGCTCCTCCGCCTCCGCCGCCGCGTGCACGTCGAAGGACGTCAAGGTCACCGCCGAGAAGCAGGACGGTCCGCCGTACACCCACATCGTCCTGACGGCGAAGAACGTCTCCGGCCACAGCTGCCGGATGGCGGGCTTCCCGCGGATCCAGTTCCTGGAGAGCCACAAGCAGGACGTGCCGGCCGTCGCCAAGAGCAAGCCGGGCGTCCCCACGGTGATCGCCCCCGGCGCCCCCGCCTACGCCGCGGTCAAGCTGTCCGACGGCGGCCGGGAGGAGAACGGCGAGCCGGTGTCGGCGTTCTCCGTCTGGCTCGAGGGTGCCGCTGACACGGACTCGATCACCGTCGACTCCTCGGCCGGCGGCGGTCTCTTCGTCGACCCGGCCAAGGCGCTCACCGGCTACTGGACGACCGAACTGCGCAACGGAGCCGACGAGTTCTGA
- a CDS encoding CbtB domain-containing protein, with translation MAQTVAQPTATTPVVPATLPLKAIAPWAVFFGILMMILLYFVGAEQGATSVFNGMDVHEWVHDARHLLGFPCH, from the coding sequence ATGGCGCAGACCGTCGCCCAGCCGACAGCCACCACTCCCGTCGTACCCGCCACGCTGCCGCTGAAGGCGATAGCTCCCTGGGCGGTCTTCTTCGGCATCCTGATGATGATCCTGCTGTACTTCGTCGGCGCCGAGCAGGGCGCCACCTCCGTGTTCAACGGCATGGACGTCCACGAGTGGGTGCACGACGCCCGCCACCTGCTCGGCTTCCCCTGCCACTGA